The Fibrobacter sp. UWP2 genomic sequence AGATGCCTAGCGCGGGTTAGAATTGCGCGCGGTTTAGGAACGCGCCCTGTAACTCACAAAACGGATATTGCCGCAATAGTCCTTGTGGCTCGCGACAAATTCCAGCCACGGGTAGTTGGCAGCCTCGGCCTCCAGCACGGCGGCCTGTTCTGAACCGATTTCCAAAAGGATGGGAGCAGCGGGTGCCATGCGGCCCTCGGTCTGCTTCAAAAGCTTGCGCACCAGGTCCAGGCCGTCGGCACCGCCAAACAGGGCGAGCGCCGGGTCGAACTTGGCGACCTCGGGCTGGAGGTTCTCTTTTTCGCCGTCGGGGATGTACGGGAGATTCGCAATGAGGCAGTCGATTTTTTGTGTACTTGGCGGGAGCGCCTGCAACAAGTCGCCCTCGTAAAAAGACAACCCGTTGGCGAGAGACGTTTGGTTTGTACCGCCCGCGGAGTCAGCCGTTTTGGGGCCGTCCGCAAGTTCGTTCGCCGCGGCGTTTTCGCGGGCAAGCGCGAGCGCGTCGGCGGAGACGTCGGTGGCAATCACGCGGGAGCCCTCGATCTCTTTTGCGCAGGCAATGGCGATGGCACCGGTGCCCGTACCCACATCCACAATGAGCGGATTCACGTTGCCCTCCAAAAGCTTTTTCGCCATGTCGACGAGTTCCTCGGTTTCGGGGCGCGGGATGAGGGCACGGGTGTCGCACTTGATGACGAACCCGCGGAAGCTGGTGTCGCCCACAATGTGCTGCAGCGGTTCGCGGTTGGCGCGGCGGGCCACCAGCGGGCGGAGCGTGTCGAGTTCCGCCGGCGTGAGCGGCTTCTCGAAATTCAGGTAGAGGTCCATGCGGCTCTTCATGCCGAGCCCGTGGCTAATGATGTACTGCGCGTCGAGCAGAGGGTCGGGCACGCCTTTTTTTTCGAAGAACGCCTTGGTGCGGTTCAAAATCTCGAGAACCGTCATGGGCTTGTTGCTTGCGTTAGTCACTGCGACACCTGCCTGTTATGCGCTGAACTTGCCGAGTTTCTCTTGGGCGTTTGCCATTTGCAAGCCAGAGATAATCTCGTCCAAGTCGCCGGTCACGACCTTGTCGAGGTTGTAGACCGTGAGGCCAATGCGGTGGTCGGTCACGCGGTTTTGCGGGTAATTGTACGTACGGATTTTGGCGCTACGGTCGCCGGTGCCCACCAACGCCTTGCGGCTAGCGGCTTCTTCTTTTTCTTTTTTCGCGATGACCTCGTCCAAAATTTTGGAGCGGAGCATTTCCATGGCGTGCAGGCGGTTTTGCAGCTGGCTACGTTCGGTTTGGCAGCTCACTACCACGCCCGTCGGGATATGCGTGAGTCGCACGGCGGAGTCTGTTTTGTTGATGTACTGGCCACCGGCGCCGCTACTGCGGTAGGTGTCCATGTGGATGTCGGCTTCGCGGATCTCCACGTCCACTTCTTCGGCCTCGGGGAGTATGGCCACAGTGGCGGCAGAGGTGTGCACGCGGCCCTGCGCCTCAGTTTCGGGCACACGCTGTACGCGGTGCACGCCGCTCTCGAACTTAAGCGTGCCATAGACGCTGTCGCCCTCAATAAACACGCGGATTTCCTTGTAACCGCCCACGGTGCCTTCGCTGGCATCTTGAACCGTCATCTTCCAGCCCATCTTTTCGCAGTAGCCGCGGTACATGCGGAACAGGTCGCCCGCAAACAGCGCCGACTCGTCGCCGCCCGTGCCGCCGCGAATTTCAAGGGTAGCATTGCGGTAATCCCACGGGTCCTTGGGCACCATGAGGATCTGCAGTTCGTCGGTGACGGCGGGGAGCTTTTTCTCAATTTCCGAGATTTCTTCCTTGGCCATCGCCACAATGTCGGGATCACTATCGCCGAGGGCGGCTTTGCATTCCTCAAGGTCGTTTGTCATCTTCAAAAACTCTTTCGCCTTGAGGACCGCCTTCTCGATACCCTTGTACTGCTTGTGAATCTTGTTATAACGGGCCTGGTCCGCCAAAACGTCGGGATTGCCGAGTTCGGATTCCAGTTCCTCGTACTTTTCGATTAATTTGCGCGCTTTGTCTTTCATCGCGCCGAAATTTAGAAAAAACGTAGTGGGGAATGCAAAAAAGGCCGGCGATTGCCAGTGAAAACGGCGCGCACTTTACGATGGTCATGGTCATTGGCCTGTGAATCACATGCCCACGGAGCAGCCGAGGGCGCTCAACACGTAGGTTTCGCTCTCGCCCATGCGGTAAAAGGGCAGCAAATCGGCGTCATCGACAGCCCCCTCGCCAAACCCATTAAGTTGCAGTTGTTCGTCTATACGGCGTTTGAACACGTTAAAACCGGATTCCCAGGGACTTTT encodes the following:
- the prmC gene encoding peptide chain release factor N(5)-glutamine methyltransferase; amino-acid sequence: MTNASNKPMTVLEILNRTKAFFEKKGVPDPLLDAQYIISHGLGMKSRMDLYLNFEKPLTPAELDTLRPLVARRANREPLQHIVGDTSFRGFVIKCDTRALIPRPETEELVDMAKKLLEGNVNPLIVDVGTGTGAIAIACAKEIEGSRVIATDVSADALALARENAAANELADGPKTADSAGGTNQTSLANGLSFYEGDLLQALPPSTQKIDCLIANLPYIPDGEKENLQPEVAKFDPALALFGGADGLDLVRKLLKQTEGRMAPAAPILLEIGSEQAAVLEAEAANYPWLEFVASHKDYCGNIRFVSYRARS
- the prfA gene encoding peptide chain release factor 1 encodes the protein MKDKARKLIEKYEELESELGNPDVLADQARYNKIHKQYKGIEKAVLKAKEFLKMTNDLEECKAALGDSDPDIVAMAKEEISEIEKKLPAVTDELQILMVPKDPWDYRNATLEIRGGTGGDESALFAGDLFRMYRGYCEKMGWKMTVQDASEGTVGGYKEIRVFIEGDSVYGTLKFESGVHRVQRVPETEAQGRVHTSAATVAILPEAEEVDVEIREADIHMDTYRSSGAGGQYINKTDSAVRLTHIPTGVVVSCQTERSQLQNRLHAMEMLRSKILDEVIAKKEKEEAASRKALVGTGDRSAKIRTYNYPQNRVTDHRIGLTVYNLDKVVTGDLDEIISGLQMANAQEKLGKFSA